In Luteimonas viscosa, the following proteins share a genomic window:
- the lptG gene encoding LPS export ABC transporter permease LptG, which yields MMPFPKVHDLLVARVVIGTVLLTWAVLTGLDLVLAMVDELRSVGQGNYGFFGAVTYVAHTVPRRAYMMFPTAAVIGSLMGLGQLAASSELTALRAVGVSRRRLSVSVALPLLVLTGLMMLNAETLGPWAQRSADMMKSAARSNDMIVAQYSGLWAREGETFLNAQAGRERGDGDDRWLELNDVRLFEFDQEGRLASVAHARIAEHRSTGWLLRDVRRTRFEERSVAQTDVAEERWDSTLDSAALAANAGNIWRPRYMSSAELKQGIEYRERNQLDASEFEEYYWGHWFYPLNVLALCLAAIPFAFGSLRSGGLGRRLFIGVVFALGFWLLQTQVVKLAAVYSFDYRIAYLMPPLMMLAVSWFLFRRRSG from the coding sequence ATGATGCCCTTCCCGAAAGTGCATGACCTGCTGGTCGCGCGCGTGGTCATCGGCACCGTGCTGCTGACCTGGGCGGTGCTGACCGGGCTCGATCTGGTGCTGGCGATGGTCGACGAGCTGCGCAGCGTCGGCCAGGGCAACTACGGCTTCTTCGGCGCGGTGACCTACGTGGCGCATACCGTGCCGCGGCGCGCCTACATGATGTTTCCGACCGCGGCGGTGATCGGCTCGCTGATGGGGCTGGGACAGCTGGCGGCCAGCTCCGAACTGACCGCGCTGCGTGCCGTTGGCGTCTCGCGCAGGCGACTGAGCGTGTCGGTAGCCCTGCCGCTGCTGGTGCTGACCGGCCTGATGATGCTCAACGCCGAGACGCTCGGCCCCTGGGCGCAGCGCAGCGCCGACATGATGAAGTCCGCCGCCCGCTCCAACGACATGATCGTGGCGCAGTACTCGGGGCTGTGGGCGAGGGAAGGCGAAACCTTCCTCAATGCGCAGGCCGGCCGCGAGCGTGGCGACGGCGACGATCGCTGGCTCGAGCTCAACGATGTGCGCCTGTTCGAATTCGACCAGGAAGGCCGCCTGGCGTCGGTCGCGCACGCGCGAATCGCCGAGCACCGCAGCACCGGCTGGCTCCTGCGCGACGTCAGGCGCACGCGTTTCGAGGAACGCTCCGTCGCGCAGACGGACGTGGCCGAAGAGCGCTGGGACTCCACCCTCGATTCCGCGGCACTGGCCGCGAACGCAGGCAACATCTGGCGCCCGCGCTACATGTCCTCGGCCGAGCTGAAGCAGGGCATCGAGTACCGCGAGCGCAACCAGCTCGATGCCAGCGAATTCGAGGAGTACTACTGGGGCCACTGGTTCTATCCGCTGAACGTGCTGGCCCTGTGCCTGGCCGCGATCCCGTTCGCCTTCGGCAGCCTGCGCAGTGGCGGCCTCGGCAGACGGTTGTTCATCGGCGTGGTGTTCGCGCTCGGCTTCTGGCTGCTGCAGACCCAGGTGGTCAAGCTGGCAGCGGTCTACTCGTTCGATTACCGCATCGCCTACCTGATGCCCCCGCTGATGATGCTGGCGGTCTCATGGTTCCTCTTCCGAAGACGGAGTGGGTGA
- the lptF gene encoding LPS export ABC transporter permease LptF — protein MPKLDSYLFREFAQTTFAALVVLMIVSLGAVFADVLGDIVRGRVPAGMMLAQLGLQVLNYLPLILPLGLMLGLLLSVGRLYRDSEMPVLTSIGVGPRRLLRPLMLLVVPFVLLIGACSLWLGPWARQYSQQMIEVGQRSLLVAGLEAGRFVELPGGGGVVYANSMSNDGTRLGRVFIYRQEEGRMDVTSARTGTLNVEGTSRYLTLDEGFRVEGPMDGGKDFRLMRYAANEVRLPDAESREIADDPELMSTPALLPDGRPEARAQLHFRMAPPLLALAFALLAVPLARSPPRQARWGRIILGLLAYVFGINLMLLGTNALASGRLPVALGLWWLVLPLLALGLWMYFGDGRMKRSRLVGA, from the coding sequence ATGCCGAAGCTCGACAGCTACCTGTTCCGCGAATTCGCGCAGACCACGTTCGCGGCGCTGGTGGTGCTGATGATCGTCAGCCTGGGCGCGGTGTTCGCCGATGTCCTGGGCGACATCGTGCGCGGGCGGGTGCCGGCCGGGATGATGCTGGCCCAGCTCGGGCTGCAGGTGCTGAACTACCTGCCGCTGATCCTGCCGCTGGGACTCATGCTCGGCCTGCTGCTGAGCGTGGGTCGGCTGTACCGCGACAGCGAGATGCCCGTGCTCACCTCGATCGGTGTCGGCCCGCGGCGCCTGCTGCGTCCGCTGATGCTGCTGGTGGTGCCGTTCGTGCTGCTGATCGGCGCCTGCTCGCTGTGGCTGGGGCCGTGGGCGCGGCAGTACTCGCAGCAGATGATCGAGGTCGGCCAGCGCAGTCTGCTGGTCGCGGGGCTCGAGGCGGGGCGCTTCGTGGAACTGCCCGGCGGTGGCGGCGTGGTCTACGCGAACTCGATGTCGAACGACGGCACCCGCCTGGGCCGCGTGTTCATCTACCGCCAGGAGGAAGGCCGGATGGACGTCACCTCGGCACGCACCGGCACGCTCAACGTCGAGGGCACGAGCCGCTACCTGACGCTCGACGAAGGCTTCCGCGTCGAAGGTCCGATGGACGGTGGCAAGGATTTCCGGCTGATGCGCTACGCCGCCAACGAGGTGCGCCTGCCCGACGCGGAGTCGCGCGAGATCGCCGACGATCCGGAGCTGATGTCGACGCCGGCGCTGCTGCCCGACGGGCGTCCGGAGGCGCGCGCCCAGCTGCACTTCCGCATGGCGCCGCCGCTGCTCGCCCTGGCGTTCGCGTTGCTGGCCGTCCCGCTCGCGCGCAGCCCGCCGCGGCAGGCGCGCTGGGGCCGGATCATTCTCGGCCTGCTCGCCTACGTCTTCGGCATCAACCTCATGCTGCTCGGCACCAACGCGCTGGCCTCGGGTCGGCTGCCGGTAGCGCTAGGCCTGTGGTGGCTGGTGCTGCCGCTGCTGGCGCTGGGCCTGTGGATGTATTTCGGTGATGGCCGGATGAAGCGCTCGCGGCTGGTCGGCGCATGA